The sequence AACATTCATTAAATTttaggttaattaattatttgatacAAGATATGATGTGATTATTAGATAAGTTAAGTTATAAGCAGTGCAAATTACTCGATGAGTTAAATTATGATCAATTAAAAGTAATTCGACATCAGCACCATAAGTAAGTTAACCTAATCTctcaaaattataatttatttatgcattTGTATCAATTTACTTTCCTATAATTGCAAAAGATAAATATCTTTCTCGACCatttttctaatattttattCAGAAATAGAAAGGGAAATTGTTCTAAACCTTGTTAACGAGGGAATAGGATCCTCTTTGTAGGGATTCGGATGATCAATAAATTGtatctgttcatcgtacatcgtttggttagaaattattttaaaattttaatttaaaattgaatataaataacacctaacgaaaactagccctacgatatacgataaatgaACACGATTGATTAATCTtcagatcctcacaaagaagatccttGTCTGTTAACAAGGACCATTTTTCTAATAATTTATTCAGAAATAGAAAGGGAAATTGTTCTAAACCTTGTTAAGGAGGACAACATGACTACTTAAGAAATATAATAATCAAGGATTAGCAAATTGACAGCAAGCCTAAACCTTTAGACTTATTTCTGCAACTTTGGATCTCTCGTCAAATTACAAGTATCAAATCTCAAACCCTCccccaaaaccaaaccaaacccaaaagaacaaaaattcaaagacAATGCTCCTCTTGCTCCTCCAACAACCCAACTGACAAAAATCTCAGACAGGCAGTTGTGGTGGTTTTGTTTGTTGGGgtctcatcatcttcttcttcttcttctttcttctcactCATCTTCTAATGGTAATTGTCCAAGCTTCCAAGCTCAGCCTcccaaacccttctctctcctcccctcCCCAAATAACGTCCCTCCAATTTGAaccccattctctctctctagccCTCATGCACTCTGActccactttctctctctacccctCTCTCCCCTCCCCTCTTTCCCtctcctccctccctcctcccCAAACCCTAATTGCCCCTCCCTCATCATCCTCCACCTTCCTCCTTctgcaaaaccctaattctagcCCCAACACCTGGACCCTCTTCATTGCCTCCGGCCCTCACAAAGGTGGGTCCCAGGTCCTGCTCAGGTTCTACATTCTGCAGAACCAGAAGCAATTCGTGAGGGCTCAAGTTGTTTGCACCCAGAAAGGGCTGAAATTTGATGGGAAATTGGGGGTTTTGGTTGATGCCTATCATGGGGTTTCGATTAAGCTTGCCGGGTCCGTCAATTTCTTCGCCATGTACTCAGTTTCGAGCTCACAGATTTCGGTTTTTGCTGTGAAAGCAGTTGGCGATGATGGGGTGGTTGTGAAGTTGATGAGGTGTGCTGTCATTGAGTGTTGCAAGCTTGTTTGGTCGATTAGCATTTCGTTTGGGTTCTTGATCCTAGGAGAAGATAATGGAGTCAGGGTTTTCAACTTGAGGCAGCTTGTTAAAGGGCGGGTTCGAAAGGCCAAGAATTTGAGCTCAAGTTCGAAAAATGAGGGCCGAAATTTGGGCTTGCCTAATGGGGTGATTGGTGACCAAGTGCATAGTGATTTGGGCGATTGTGGAAATAAGCATGGAGGCAGCAAATGTGGTGGCGTTGAGGGGAGTTTGGAGATAACTTGCAGTGGTAACTTGTGTGCGAAGAATGATAGGAATTATGTTTCTGGTAAGTATGCGAATTCTgcattttggttttaattttgctGATCATACCTTTTTGCACAAAATACAATGCAAACGTTCTCTGTACATTTGATTACACATCCATTGCTCTTTGTTGAGTGGGTACTTAATAGAGTTGGATGCTGGAACTTCTAATCTAACATTTCTCAAGATGAAAGCGTTATAAGTCTTTTAAATTATCGAGAACTTAAGCAAATCCGATGGCTAACCAATAAGGATAGCTTAACACACTTAAGTGCTATTCCCCAACCCCCCTGGCCCGGGGGGCCCTTCCTTTTGTTTCGAAGATAGGCTTATTTAGGTAGTGTCTTGATAGTTTGAGCAATCCTCATTATGTGTATGGGATATTTGTGCAAGAAGTTGAATGTGTTAACTCATAAAGGCATAGGCGCGGTAGAGGATTCAAAAGGTCATAAATATTCAGTGTAGGTTTTTCTTGGAAGTTTCAAACTTTCAAGACTGCATATAAGTTTTATTGTTTGCATATGATGGAAAAGGCTAAACTTGGATGGCTGGAAGGTTGTTGAAATCCATATTGGTGTTAACACTTTGGGAGTGCTAGGGTCAAGGTTTGATGGTGGGAAGTAATTCAGGTTTTCAGAATAGGGGTTTTTATTCGaaatccaaaaaaaagaaagaaatgaggTTAGCATTCCTTCAGTCCACGACTCTCAGTCTTGAGTTAAATTAGGGTTCATGATGGTGAAAGATCGTATGCATAGGCATCCCCATAATGCATTATCTAGATATATTTTGTATATTAACTAGCCACTAAGATGTTGGATCCTCTAGTAAATTAGTGTACTATCATATGCAGGAGCGTGTAAGTAAAAAGATATTGCCATCATGTGATCAAGTGAATGAATAATGTGGTTctcaattttgattttattcaCGCAATCTGAAAGATCACGA is a genomic window of Malus domestica chromosome 09, GDT2T_hap1 containing:
- the LOC103442503 gene encoding uncharacterized protein isoform X1; amino-acid sequence: MVIVQASKLSLPNPSLSSPPQITSLQFEPHSLSLALMHSDSTFSLYPSLPSPLSLSSLPPPQTLIAPPSSSSTFLLLQNPNSSPNTWTLFIASGPHKGGSQVLLRFYILQNQKQFVRAQVVCTQKGLKFDGKLGVLVDAYHGVSIKLAGSVNFFAMYSVSSSQISVFAVKAVGDDGVVVKLMRCAVIECCKLVWSISISFGFLILGEDNGVRVFNLRQLVKGRVRKAKNLSSSSKNEGRNLGLPNGVIGDQVHSDLGDCGNKHGGSKCGGVEGSLEITCSGNLCAKNDRNYVSVKQRSVKLNQDSCEEGVCFVEFKGKEFETSKSKRTIPAKAISIEALSPNKFLILDSDGGLRILHLSGPVIGSEITSCVQQLPHIMKVQKLAVLPDIDSRTQSVWASDGYNSVQMMLASDVDIAENGKNDSEEKLIHVSVLLSVFASEKIQDLIPMAANAILILGQAGSLYTYAIS
- the LOC103442503 gene encoding uncharacterized protein isoform X2 gives rise to the protein MVIVQASKLSLPNPSLSSPPQITSLQFEPHSLSLALMHSDSTFSLYPSLPSPLSLSSLPPPQTLIAPPSSSSTFLLLQNPNSSPNTWTLFIASGPHKGGSQVLLRFYILQNQKQFVRAQVVCTQKGLKFDGKLGVLVDAYHGVSIKLAGSVNFFAMYSVSSSQISVFAVKAVGDDGVVVKLMRCAVIECCKLVWSISISFGFLILGEDNGVRVFNLRQLVKGRVRKAKNLSSSSKNEGRNLGLPNGVIGDQVHSDLGDCGNKHGGSKCGGVEGSLEITCSGNLCAKNDRNYVSVKQRSVKLNQDSCEEGVCFVEFKGKEFETSKSKRTIPAKAISIEALSPNKFLILDSDGGLRILHLSGPVIGSEITSCVQQLPHIMKVQKLAVLPDIDSRTQSVWASDGYNSVQMMLASDVDIAENGKNDSEEKLIHVSVLLSVFASEKIQDLIPMAANAILILGQGSLYTYAIS